A stretch of the Xiphophorus couchianus chromosome 15, X_couchianus-1.0, whole genome shotgun sequence genome encodes the following:
- the tbpl1 gene encoding TATA box-binding protein-like 1, producing the protein MDSNNDEALDIIVTNVVATFRTRCHLNLRKIALEGTNVIYKPEVGKVLMKLRKPKITASIWSSGKIICTGATSEEEAKLGARRLARCLQKLGFKVRFSAFRVVNVLAVCSMPFAVHLVDFTKNNRPIASYEPELHPAATYRIKNLKATVQVFSTGSLTVTGPNVQSVASAVEYIYPLLYECQKPRCK; encoded by the exons ATGGATTCCAACAACGATGAAGCACTCGACATCATTGTTACAAATGTGGTGGCAACATTCAGGACCAGGTGTCACCTCAACTTGCGCAAGATTGCTTTAGAAGGAACCAATGTCATCTATAAGCCTGAAGTCGGG aaagtGCTGATGAAACTCCGTAAACCAAAGATAACCGCTTCAATTTGGTCCTCAGGGAAGATAATCTGCACTGGAGCAACAAG TGAGGAAGAGGCAAAGTTGGGCGCTCGGAGGTTAGCTCGCTGTCTGCAGAAACTGGGCTTTAAG GTGAGGTTTTCGGCGTTCAGAGTTGTGAACGTGCTCGCTGTGTGCTCCATGCCGTTTGCAGTGCATCTTGTAGACTTCACAAAGAACAACCGACCCATTGCCAG TTATGAACCTGAACTCCATCCTGCTGCTACTTATCGAATCAAAAATCTGAAGGCTACTGTCCAAGTGTTTTCTACTGGCAGCCTCACAGTGACAG GACCAAATGTGCAGAGCGTGGCCTCAGCAGTGGAGTACATCTACCCACTACTGTATGAGTGTCAGAAACCCCGctgcaaataa
- the slc2a12 gene encoding solute carrier family 2, facilitated glucose transporter member 12 → MDPNNESKKTPTHLPVDHASETQRLTPPKGPGCSWLVVLAAVSASLSGLMLGYEMGLTSGVLLQLRSVFALSCREQELLVSSQLLGALLICLVGGPILDRYGRRCSLLLSAALVVGGTIVLVALTSLAALTLGRLVVGMGTSLSGTAACLYIAEISPRERRGLLVTLYELMLVVGVMLGFSCSYAFTTTPHGWAYTFGLVIPPALLQMGALLFLPPSPRFLVTQGKVEQARVVLARMRGGAKKHVADELREIQVGLKEESEYSFWELFSSKANLRSRLATGMALVFLQQATGQPNILSYASPLLRSVGFDSDAAATLASTGFGVVKVVGTIPAVLLVDRVGTKLFLCVGAVAMGTSLATLGTLTLQSHTHLTSLCKSQTLVNHTNLPWDLNGTSVELDSSEIFSTQLPSHWSAEEAQRTDTETDRSWGLDPEKTHVELSSSLKWASLISLLVYVAAFSISLGPMVYVVLSEIFPMGVRGRAVSVVSAVNWATNLLISMTFLTITEKIGVPNVMFLYSGMSFVLLVFVILCVPQTKGRTLEEISKELASKKNFEVNLFRQAQPQETLIRRSPSTEGPAKI, encoded by the exons ATGGACCCCAACAATGAGAGCAAGAAGACCCCCACTCACCTACCAGTCGATCATGCTTCTGAAACCCAGAGGCTGACCCCACCCAAAGGAccag GCTGCAGCTGGCTGGTGGTGCTCGCTGCTGTGTCCGCCTCACTGAGCGGCTTAATGCTGGGCTATGAAATGGGCCTGACCTCTGGggtcctgctgcagctgcgGAGCGTATTCGCTCTCTCCTGCAGAGAACAAGAACTTCTGGTAAGCTCCCAGCTGCTCGGAGCTCTCCTCATCTGCCTGGTGGGGGGCCCCATTCTGGATCGCTACGGCCGCCGCTGCTCTCTGCTCCTGAGTGCCGCCCTGGTGGTTGGAGGAACCATTGTGCTCGTTGCTTTGACTTCTCTTGCAGCTCTCACGCTGGGCCGTCTGGTAGTCGGAATGGGGACGTCTTTGTCAGGAACCGCAGCGTGTCTGTACATTGCAGAGATCTCACCGAGGGAGCGGAGGGGTCTGCTGGTCACCCTGTACGAGCTGATGCTGGTTGTAGGGGTGATGCTGGGCTTCAGCTGTAGCTACGCCTTCACTACTACACCGCACGGCTGGGCTTACACATTTGGACTTGTGATTCCTCCTGCACTGCTCCAGATGGGTGCACTACTCTTCCTCCCTCCTAGTCCTCGCTTCCTTGTGACTCAGGGCAAAGTGGAGCAGGCGAGAGTGGTGCTGGCGAGGATGAGAGGTGGAGCTAAGAAACATGTGGCAGATGAGCTGAGAGAGATCCAGGTTGGACTGAAGGAAGAATCCGAATACAGTTTCTGGGAGCTGTTCAGTTCTAAGGCAAACCTACGGTCGCGGTTGGCTACGGGCATGGCCTTAGTGTTCCTCCAGCAGGCCACCGGGCAGCCCAACATCCTTTCCTACGCCTCGCCTCTCCTCCGTAGTGTCGGCTTCGACAGCGACGCTGCTGCTACCTTGGCCTCCACGGGGTTTGGAGTGGTCAAGGTAGTCGGCACAATCCCCGCCGTGCTGCTGGTTGACCGCGTGGGAACCAAGCTTTTCTTGTGTGTGGGTGCGGTCGCAATGGGAACGTCTCTGGCTACACTTGGTACTCTGACTCTGCAAAGCCACACTCACCTAACAAGCCTGTGTAAAAGTCAGACTTTAGTAAACCATACAAATTTACCTTGGGATTTAAACGGAACCTCAGTAGAACTGGACAGCAGTGAGATTTTTTCCACTCAGCTCCCCAGCCACTGGAGCGCTGAGGAAGCACAAAGGACTGACACCGAGACTGACAGGTCTTGGGGCTTGGATCCCGAAAAAACTCATGTAGAACTGTCTTCTTCATTAAAGTGGGCATCTTTGATAAGCCTGCTGGTCTATGTGGCTGCCTTCTCGATTAGCCTCGGACCCA TGGTCTACGTGGTTCTCAGTGAGATCTTTCCCATGGGAGTCAGAGGCAGGGCTGTGTCGGTCGTGTCGGCAGTGAACTGGGCCACAAACCTGCTCATTTCCATGACTTTTCTCACCATCACAG aaaagATTGGCGTTCCCAATGTAATGTTTCTATACTCCGGTATGAGTTTTGTCCTGCTGGTGTTCGTCATCCTTTGCGTTCCTCAGACCAAAGGCCGGACACTGGAGGAGATATCAAAAGAGTTGGCAAGCAA GAAAAACTTTGAGGTAAACCTTTTCAGACAGGCGCAGCCTCAGGAGACCCTGATCAGGAGGAGCCCGTCTACAGAGGGTCCCGCAAAAATCTAA